The sequence below is a genomic window from Desulfobulbus oligotrophicus.
ATTTGGTGATTCGGAGGCAATGATACCCGGTTCGGTTATCCCCAGGTACTGGCCGGTGTAAATACGCTGTTTGGCATGACCGATGGTGGCGCCCTTCATTGGACCTTTCATGGCTCCGGGACCGCATCCTGTGCAGATATCAAAGCCACGCAGCCCCAGCTCATAACCAACCTCTTTACTGTAGTCGTATTCGTGCGGAGTGATGGAATGCCCTCCCCAGCACACTGCCAGATGAGGCTCGGTTCGGGGTTGCATGATGCCGGCATTGCGGAGAATATGAAAGACTGCATTGGTAATGCCGTCCGAAGTGGTCAGGTCAAACCGGGGATTGTTGTTAATGGTGTCATCAACATAGACAATGTCACGGAGCACGGCAAAGAGGTGTTCGTTGATGCCGCGAATTATTGTGCCGTCAACAAAAGCACTTGCCGGCGCGTTGCGAAGATGCAGCTTAAGCCCGCGTTCTTCCTGGATAACCCGGATATCAAAATCTTTGTACCGTTCCAGCAGTTCGCGACCGTCATCCAGATAATCACCATAGTTGAGTACGGCCAGAGAACTGTTGCGGAAGAGGGGATAGAGAACACCCTGGCTGGTGTCAAGTAATTTCCCCACCTCCAGTCGGGAGAGGAGATCGAGGTTGCCATGGGGACTGATACGGGCATCAAGAACTTGTTGCGGCATGATTATCTGACTGTTTGGATAAGGCGAGTGTGGGTTGATAGTTCGGATGTCGGCTCGTCTGCATCCATGCGGATGGGAAAGCCGGATACAGACGGTCTTTCTTTATAAAAAGGTTGCTGCATTTGCACAAGCACTCTTTATATACGAAGTTTTTATCTTCAATTCAAGATGATACAGATGCACCATCTTCTGCAGGTTGCTGTTTGCAGGCTGACAAGTGGAAAGAGCTGTTTGCAAGACTTTCAACCAATGGTAAGTAAGAAACAGTGCGTTACCTGTCCGCATAACCTGTTCACCACTTTTTCCCGTCTTTCACCTGTTTCTGTTAACTCGGTTGTTGCATGTTCAATCGTATCTTAATCACCGTGGCTCTTTCGGTGTTCATCGCTCTTCTAGGCGTGGGAATCATCATTCCTGTTTTACCGGTGTGGGCAACCGAACTCGGGGCTTCCGGTTTTGCCCTGGGCATGATAACCGCAACCTTCTCTTTAAGCCGGGGGCTGCTGCAACCGGTTGTGGGTAATCTTTCTGACCGGTGGGGACGAAAAGGATTTTTAGTCACAGGGCTGTTTATTTACGGCCTGGTCGGGTTGCTGATTCCACAGGCTCAAGGGGTTGTGCATCTGGTGATTATCCGCACCTTTCAGGGAGTCGGGGCAGCAATGATTGTGCCGGTGGCCATGGCCTATGCCAGTTTTCTCGCTCCTCCCGGACAGGAGGGGCGTTACATGGGTGTGGTCAACATTGCAATTTTCAGTGGTATCGGCTGCGGCCCCATATTGGGAGGACTGTTTTCCGATCTCTGGGGCTTGGGTGCAGTGTTTTATATGATGGCCGGCTTATGTTTTATTGCCTTTATCTTTGTGTGGTTCAACATGCCGGTATTCTGCCCCCTGGAGCGTAAGGGACAGACCGGTCTGTTTGACAGTCTGTACCGGATATTTTTGAGACAGCGTACCGTCGGTATCCTGATTGCCCGCTATGCCACCATGTTGATGATGGTACCGACCATGGCATTCTTACCGGTGATGATGGCGGACTGGTCCGGATCCAGCGGAGTACAAACCGGTATTGTGATTGCCAGTCGGACCCTGATGAATGCGGTTTTGCAGTATCCTTTTGGTAAGCTGGCAGATTACGGCAATAAAAAACTTTTGTTGCTTGCCGGTGCCCTGTGCATGAGTTGTGCTGTTTTTCTGATCCCCTCGGCAACAGACTTTCTGACCATGATCGGTTTGTATCTGTTTTTGGGATTTGGCGAGGCGGTACTGTGGCCGGTGCTCGGTGCCTACGCTGTGGAGGAGGGGCGAAACCATTTCGGCCATGGGACCATGATGGGTGTCTTTAATCTGGCAATGAGCGCCGGTGTCTTTACCGGTGCCATGATGGCCGGTATCAGTATGGATACGCTTGGCGTACGGCACTCCTTTGTTCTGACAAGCGGGGCAATTCTTGGACTTTGTCTGTTTGCCGTCTTGCTCATCCGAGCCGGTGAAAAGAAGGATTCTCTTGATGCGGATCGTTCTCTTTCCTCCTCTGCCGGGTAACCCTTCATCCGGATCGAAAATTTGCGGGTAAAAGCGGTAAGGAGACAGAGTTCTGTTGAACAGAACCGTGGAGCTGACGGATGTCGATCTTACCGGCTTTTACCGCTTCTGTGTAATGCCTTGGATTTCTGGGTAATCCGATTTTTTCAACCGATGGATCACTTGACGTAAACAAGATTCTTGGTTATTTGTACACGGTTAACACATTGCGAGGGTGGTGAAATTGGTAGACGCACTGGACTTAGGATCCAGCGGGCTTGCCCATGGGGGTTCGACTCCCCCCTCTCGCACCAATCCCCAGTTATCAGATACGGCCCTGAGTTGTGAAATGCAGGGCTGGAAAGAATCAACGCCACTGCTAAGTACATCGTGGCAAACCGATATGAGGAAGAGCAGTCCATGGATATCGTTGTCGAACAAATCTCAGAGCTGACAAGAAAACTGACCATCACCCTGCCTAAAGAAACCGTGGAGCCTGCCCTTGCCAAGGCCTATGCCAAGATCAACAAGGAGGTCAAACTGAAAGGCTTTCGCCGCGGTAAAATTCCTCAAAGTGTTCTTGAGAAAAATTTCAAAGAACAGGTACAGGGCGAGACTGGTGAAAAGTTTGTGCAAGAGACGTACTTTGACGCGGTTGAACAAGAAAAACTCGACCCTGTCGTTCATCCCGAAATAACGGAACATCGTTTTCCTGAAGACGGTTCTTTTGTCTATGTGGCCATGGTTGATATCAAACCCCAGTTTGAACTCAAAGAGTACAAAGGACTGGAAGTTGAAAAACCGGTGATCACAGTGAATGACGAAGAGGTCGATAAGGAAATCAAACTGCTGCAGCGGCACCAGGCAATGCTGCAGACCGCTGAAGAGGGGCATACCATTGCTCTGGACGATGTCGCTGTCGTCGATTTTCAGGGGTTTCATAATGGCAAGGCAATGAAAGAGGTGTTCAATGAAAACTTCACTGTTGACATCGGTATGCATCGCCTTGGCAAGGAGTTTGAAGAAAAGTTGATTGGTCTGAAAAGTGGCGATAAGACCCTCTACGAGATCACGTTCCCCGATGACTATCCCAATCCGCTGCTGGCAGGGAAAAATGTTGAGTTCAAGGTGGATGTCAAAGATGTCAAGGTCCGGATTAAACCGGAACTTGATGACGAATTTGCCAAGGATATCAAACCGGAATTAAATACTCTGGCAGAGTTGAAAGAAGATATTCGCAAGCGACTGCAGAAAGAAAAAGATGACGCTCTTCAGGGTGATGTTGATGACCAGCTCATGCACAGGCTGATTGAGCTGAATCCTTTTGAAGTTCCGCAACGTCTTGTCAACTTCGAAATCCAGGAGATGCTGAAACAGACCGAAGAAAATTTAAAGCGAAGCGGTCTGTCCTTTGAGTCAGCGGGTATCGATCTCAACGATCTGGTTGAAAAAAACAGGGAGATTGCCGTCAAACGGGTCAAGGGAGATTTTATCCTGAAGAAGGTTGCTGAAGTTGAAGAGATTAAGATCGCAGATGAAGACATTCAGCGAGGGTATCAACGCATCGCCGACCAGTACCGAATGACAGTGGATGAGGTGAAGAAGTATTTCAAACGGCGAGAAGAAATTCTGCCGTTTATGAACGAACTGCACAACGAAAAGATCCTCAATTTCCTGCGCGAACAGGCAAATATAAAGGAAGTGCCACCTGTACAGGAGACAACCGAACAGGCTGCATCCTGAGTGTGCAAGCAGGAATGGTTATATAGATGAAACAGGCCCTGCCTGCCGTTAC
It includes:
- a CDS encoding MFS transporter, which codes for MFNRILITVALSVFIALLGVGIIIPVLPVWATELGASGFALGMITATFSLSRGLLQPVVGNLSDRWGRKGFLVTGLFIYGLVGLLIPQAQGVVHLVIIRTFQGVGAAMIVPVAMAYASFLAPPGQEGRYMGVVNIAIFSGIGCGPILGGLFSDLWGLGAVFYMMAGLCFIAFIFVWFNMPVFCPLERKGQTGLFDSLYRIFLRQRTVGILIARYATMLMMVPTMAFLPVMMADWSGSSGVQTGIVIASRTLMNAVLQYPFGKLADYGNKKLLLLAGALCMSCAVFLIPSATDFLTMIGLYLFLGFGEAVLWPVLGAYAVEEGRNHFGHGTMMGVFNLAMSAGVFTGAMMAGISMDTLGVRHSFVLTSGAILGLCLFAVLLIRAGEKKDSLDADRSLSSSAG
- the tig gene encoding trigger factor; the protein is MANRYEEEQSMDIVVEQISELTRKLTITLPKETVEPALAKAYAKINKEVKLKGFRRGKIPQSVLEKNFKEQVQGETGEKFVQETYFDAVEQEKLDPVVHPEITEHRFPEDGSFVYVAMVDIKPQFELKEYKGLEVEKPVITVNDEEVDKEIKLLQRHQAMLQTAEEGHTIALDDVAVVDFQGFHNGKAMKEVFNENFTVDIGMHRLGKEFEEKLIGLKSGDKTLYEITFPDDYPNPLLAGKNVEFKVDVKDVKVRIKPELDDEFAKDIKPELNTLAELKEDIRKRLQKEKDDALQGDVDDQLMHRLIELNPFEVPQRLVNFEIQEMLKQTEENLKRSGLSFESAGIDLNDLVEKNREIAVKRVKGDFILKKVAEVEEIKIADEDIQRGYQRIADQYRMTVDEVKKYFKRREEILPFMNELHNEKILNFLREQANIKEVPPVQETTEQAAS